CACCGAGGGCGTCGCGGTGCACGACACCGCCTCGTTCCACGCCTACAACGTCAGCAGGGGTTCGGCGACCCGGATCATCGGTCCGAACTGTCCCGGCATCATCTCCCCGGGGAAGTCCAACGCCGGGATCATCCCCGCCGACATCACCAAGGCGGGCCCGGTCGGGCTGGTCTCGAAGTCGGGCACGCTGACCTACCAGATGATGTACGAACTGCGCGACATCGGTTACACGACCTGCGTCGGCATCGGCGGTGACCCGGTCATCGGGACCACCCACATCGACTGCTTGCGCGCCTTCCAGGACGACCCCGACACCGAGGCGATCGTGATGATCGGCGAGATCGGTGGCGACGCCGAGGAGCGGGCCGCGGAGTTCATCAAGTCCTACCTGACCAAGCCGGTCGTCGGCTACGTCGCCGGCTTCACCGCTCCCGAGGGCAAGACCATGGGCCACGCCGGCGCCATCGTCTCCGGCTCGTCCGGCACCGCGGCGGCGAAGAAGGAAGCCCTGGAGGCCGTGGGCGTCAAGGTCGGCAAGACCCCGTCCGAGACCGCCCGCCTGATGCGCGAGCTCATGAAGGGCTG
This genomic stretch from Sporichthyaceae bacterium harbors:
- the sucD gene encoding succinate--CoA ligase subunit alpha — protein: MAIFLTENSRIVVQGMTGSEGRKHTQRMLASGANVVGGVTPGKGGQKVDFDGATLPVFSSVAEAVSEAGADVSVIFVPPKFTKGAVIEAIDANVALVVTITEGVAVHDTASFHAYNVSRGSATRIIGPNCPGIISPGKSNAGIIPADITKAGPVGLVSKSGTLTYQMMYELRDIGYTTCVGIGGDPVIGTTHIDCLRAFQDDPDTEAIVMIGEIGGDAEERAAEFIKSYLTKPVVGYVAGFTAPEGKTMGHAGAIVSGSSGTAAAKKEALEAVGVKVGKTPSETARLMRELMKG